GCAGAGTGGCACAAGGTACCTCTTGGAGTGCTGCtccacccccagcagctggtAAGAggaaagcctgaaaaaggacctTGAAAGTTTATTGGAGTTCTGATAATTAAAATGAGGCTCACATGACCTAAAGCCAAAatctgcctccagctcctctcttcCCATCTCTTCCCTATGCTTCACTGAGCAGCCTACTCAGAATCTACTCTTGGTGAttatctgtctgtctgctctCCAGACCAGGGATCACCAGAGATCACCTACAGTTCAGCATTCTGTGCATGCCAAGGGCCACCCTTTCAAGTAACTGGGGGCAACAGCTCCTGACTCACACAGATCCAAAAGAGCTCCAGAGAAGTGGCTTGAACTGGCATTACTGCTCAAGAATGACTTAAACCTCAAGATATCATAATTTTAAACTCAAGATGAAATCAGCACCAATGGTCAGAACCATTTTCACTCCTGGTGGCAGCCAGTACCTTTCTCATTGGGGCCTACTGAGTTAGCAGACTGCAGAGCACCCTCCTCCAAATACCACTTTTTTGTCCATAAGATTTTTAGAAGCCTTGTttctttgcagagaaaataaCATGTAATGACTACATGATCTTATCTGTTGGAAGTATTTTTGTTACAGCAGTTTTTGTATTACCTAAGCAGTAATAATTACAAGATCCAGCAGTGTAGAACCAGTCCAAAGTTTGCTTTCCATCTGATAAAAATCCTCAGTCCTCTTCCTGCAATTCTAAAGGACAAGTGACTGTTAAATGTAACACCTTCTTTCCGTTCTTAAATCTCCCTTCCTGTTTCTGCCCCCTGCCTCCCCACCAGGCTGCATTGCTGTCTATAATGACATGATGATCTGTCCAACTTGCCCATTTAATGATCATAATGAGAGATTTTAGAGTCTTGAGGCTAATGACTGTGAGGAATTTTGATCAGCCTCACAAGCTACACATGTAGCACAGATTCAGAATTTCATTTCCTAATAATACTTCATACAAGCCACTGCACCCTAACTCTTACCTAACACACTTTTAAAGGCAAGAAATTTCTGTAATGTCTTTTGTACCATAACTCTTTTTTCTGTGTCACTTTCATCTTGCTCTCTCACACTGGCTTTACCTGCCTTCCTTTACCTGTTTAAATTGCAGGCTTTTTGGATAAAGGGATAAACTATACCCAGCTGAAGTGCAGAGCACATGCAGATGTTGAGGAAGGATCACACTCCTCAAAAGGTTTCTCcacactgtgctgctggcatgGACCAAATAGTCAGGTTCAACCTCTTCTCATAACTTGCAATAACAGTGGACTAAATTCTGGTGTCTAATATTTTCTAGCAGGACTCAAAATGTTACAACAGACcaggaaaaaatgttacttCAACAACTCAGAGAAATTACTAGAGttatgaaagaaggaaaattcatAGATGACATCTCTCCTGAGAAGGAAGCTGAGGAAGCTCCTTACATGGCAGATTGGGAAGGTAAGCAAGAGCCTGTCTTGCCATTACCCttacaaaaaaaattggatAAAGATTACTCACAGGTCCAGACCCTTTCCACGTTTTGCTTAACTTTATCCTTCATTTTCCAGAAGCCAGTGTTCAAAACTTTGCAAGAGGTTGCTTGGCTTTTTTGTCCCCAAccataacagaaaaaaatagattttgagGTATCCAACATTTCTTGTAATGTAAACACTGCACTATCTGCTGCCCAAAGTGGCACGTGAATATTCATATATGTTCCATCTGCTGCTGGGGCTTGGCTTCTCTGGGTTTATatctttccctttctgtccTGGGCTGGATTTTATGACAATCATAAAACAGATCTGTATGTTTTAGataaattacagtttttacTTTTGATTAGTCGCTCTTTGTTAGCTCCAATGTTGTAAAAGTCACTCCAGGAAgtcttttaaaaactatttatgTTAATgtcctttctattcctttgtGTTTACCTGCTACATAAATGTGTTTTCAAGAAATCTTAGTTGAGCTGCTCGGTATCATAATTTTAACTGCAGACttaatttcttgcttttcaaaAAGCTTCAAAAATTATCCAAAAGATAAAGCATAAACAGTGGCCTTGAGATCTGTTCATAAAGTCAAGTTCATGATGTTATTTCTAAAATGTAATGCACAACGTCATTGATATATctgttttttcagctttctcagtAATGCTGTTTATAGCAAGTGTTCAAACCATGCATCAGTCAATTtgtaggtaaaaaaaaaagaaggatccATTCAAAGATCTAAGACACACCGTTTTTACCTGTTAGCCCCCACAGCTCCTAGCAAAGTTCAGGTTTCACTCCTGAAAGTCAGGGCTGATATCCTGGCTCCCTGAAAgtaagtgaattttttttcatcatctcCCAAGAAGACACGCTTAGCATGCTCTTGCCATGGATTTCATACTGTGATGTGTACATGGCTGTAGAGAGCTGACACTTGCACTGGCAGTAGGAAAAACAACTGTCCTGGCCAACTTTGCATCCACCACTGAGGTCAGGACTCCTTTTAAATGCTGGTAATACTCCAAGTTGCATATCCCTTTATTCCTAAGGTTATCCAGAAGAGACCTATCCTGTCTATGATAATTCCGATTGCTTCAAGCGCAAGCAGGACACAATCCTTGTAGATTACCCTGACCTGAGCCAGCCCTCCCCAGAAGAGCTGGCAGAAAGAATGGAGGGCATGGAAGATGAGGAGTATCCTTATGATGAAACCCTGCTAAGTGATCTCACCACAGGAATGGGTGGTCAGGATTTAATGCAGAAAAAGGATGATGTAACTCTTGTCGAGGAGGAGGAGAGTGACCTTCCTCCCAGCCAGAGCACTGGGgagtgctgctgttgctgtgatGATGATCCTGCTGTCATAGCAGAGAATGCTGGATTCCACTCTGAGAGCTGCAGCGAAGTAGAAGAGACAAGCCAAGAGGATGTGTCTGTGgagtcagaaaatgaaaatgctgcactggaaaagcaaaagatCAGTGATTCAGAGCAGACAGGCACACTGAGAAAGCGCAACACCAAAGTACTTGATTGATAGGGGCAACCATCTGGATGGTAAAGGTAGAGGTCATGAACTGCCATCCATGTGGGTTTTGGTCCCACTGAGAACTTCTCTGTGTTCATCTCCTTGTAGCTACTGCATTCTCCTGGTACCAGTCACATCATCTGCCTGGACTGGAAGCCAATGCCCTCTTTCATGCACTTGTCACGGGTTACTGTGATGCTGCCAACAGTGCTTTGTCCTTGATTTTTGAAGCCTTGTGTTTTGGAGCAGATATTTGTGACTCGTTCCTTTTCAATTCTGAAGGAGCCGTCCTTGGTTTTGCCCTTTGTCCTCCCAGAGTTAACCAAATGTCTCTTCTGactttttcaaaaacatttgtgTGCCACTAGTTAGGAGAGGTAATCAAATCCTTATGTATACATGAGTTTACTGGGATGCTAAAGGACAAAACATGCCTTCTTTCTCTTAGCTCAGTGTTAACTGGTCAGCAGTGCAGATCATAGTCACACCCATGACTCTCTCAACTCTGTCATTGCTCTCTACTCTTGAGAAACTGCTGTCCACAAAGCTCCTCTGCTACTCCACAGCACCTTTCCCATTTATTCCATGTTGTTGGAACAGTAGCCTAATCCTTCTTGTGTTACTTGTGTGAGCAAGACTGAAGCTCAGTTGTGCTTTAACTTTGCCTTAGCCGTGATGAAATTCCCAGATGATTGCAGGAAGTGGACCACATTGTGTGAGAGCACTAAAAATATCCCTAGagattaaaaccaaaaaagcagtgttttgtcTGTAAAGGAGAGAACAGCATGAGGGGGACCCTCAGACTGAAGGTAGCAGGTaggcttttccttcttcctagAAACCTGTGGGTCTTTTATGCTCTTGGAATGCTGTTGCCAGGCTCAGGTTGAGGCTGCTCCAAGTATGGGATGAGGAGGGTGCTGGAGCCAAGGGCTCCTGAGTAGAGGGGGCAGGTGGCCCCTGTGCCCAAGGGACAGCTTTTCTTGTACAAGCAGTATGGCAGGTGGGATGGGCTCCAGGAAAGGTTCCCTCAGCTCTCATGACCCTCCTGCTTCTCCCATACCTGGGCACTTTTCAGGCCCACCATAACCCAACATATTGGGCCACACTCATGGGTGGCCCAGTCACAGTGGCTGTTTGTGATGTCACCAGTCCCCCAAGTACTCTGGCACTACAGAAGCAgagccctctgctgctgccccccaTCCACCCAGCTCTGAGTGGCCCTTGATGAACATCTGGAAGAATGAAAAGCCAGAGCAGCGAGGCAGGTGGCAGACCACCTTTGTAAGGGACGGCAGCAGAGCCCCTTCCAACGATGGCCGAAGAGGAAGGCATGTgccaggaggaggctgtggatgaggaggaagaggaggaacaAAACCCCCCCTCTGCCTTGAGTGCCACCGCCCTCAGCTCCCTGGTCGTGGCCATGCAGAGCTtggctctgtgcccaggagggGACGGTGTGCAGCCCAGGGACACCGGCCTGCCGGGGAACCGCcggagctgggagctgggcgGCCGCGCACCTTTAcgtgggacagcacagggacacgCCCGGCAGCGGCCAAAGGGGGAGTCACTTTCCCTGGGCCTGAAAAATGGCAACAATCGACggtgcaggaggagaaggggaaggaggagaaggaggagcatCAGCCCTTGCACCATCAGAGCCATTGCAAACGTGCGAAGAACGTCATGCAGCGCCTGCCTCCAGGAATTCTGGCGGCTCAAAATCCGCACCTGTCTGactgaaaaataagtaaaaaggATGAAAATCCTGTCCATCCTCCTTATTTGGTACTTTGGTTACAGCACCTGTGCTCCCACAACCCCTTAAGTAGGAGGTGTGTTTAGAAACTGTAGAAACTTTCCACATCCTGCTTTGCTGGTGCCACTTTACatcctggggttttttagaCCATGACATTGAC
This sequence is a window from Serinus canaria isolate serCan28SL12 chromosome 5, serCan2020, whole genome shotgun sequence. Protein-coding genes within it:
- the RIC3 gene encoding protein RIC-3 isoform X2, giving the protein MAAWTCCRVAAVSCLVLCVSLLLPRTFLPRAGGRQEPGAAPPEGKLSRFPPRMHSHATPDGRAVPHFPRSHLTEAVAKAKAGGGGSGSTGGSGRGLVGQIIPIYGFGIFLYILYILFKLASKGRTTPAERKCPPVTPGNMKRKITDYELTQLQERLRETEEAMEKLINRVGPMYDRTQNVTTDQEKMLLQQLREITRVMKEGKFIDDISPEKEAEEAPYMADWEGYPEETYPVYDNSDCFKRKQDTILVDYPDLSQPSPEELAERMEGMEDEEYPYDETLLSDLTTGMGGQDLMQKKDDVTLVEEEESDLPPSQSTGECCCCCDDDPAVIAENAGFHSESCSEVEETSQEDVSVESENENAALEKQKISDSEQTGTLRKRNTKVLD
- the RIC3 gene encoding protein RIC-3 isoform X1, encoding MAAWTCCRVAAVSCLVLCVSLLLPRTFLPRAGGRQEPGAAPPEGKLSRFPPRMHSHATPDGRAVPHFPRSHLTEAVAKAKAGGGGSGSTGGSGRGLVGQIIPIYGFGIFLYILYILFKLASKGRTTPAERKCPPVTPGNMKRKITDYELTQLQERLRETEEAMEKLINRVGPMYDSRTQNVTTDQEKMLLQQLREITRVMKEGKFIDDISPEKEAEEAPYMADWEGYPEETYPVYDNSDCFKRKQDTILVDYPDLSQPSPEELAERMEGMEDEEYPYDETLLSDLTTGMGGQDLMQKKDDVTLVEEEESDLPPSQSTGECCCCCDDDPAVIAENAGFHSESCSEVEETSQEDVSVESENENAALEKQKISDSEQTGTLRKRNTKVLD